The proteins below come from a single Chitinophaga pinensis DSM 2588 genomic window:
- a CDS encoding TetR/AcrR family transcriptional regulator gives MRNRDENKELMIREKAIAMIVSEGFDGLSMQKLAKEVNISASTIYIYFKNREDLLNQLYMGVQHTFEKDALTGFSPEMSFADGLWLQWKNRLKNINQHPVAYQFYEQFRNSPLINHEDIKPATFRKAMNDFVSNAVKRGEIKDLSPELFWAIAYGPFYTLVRFHLSNANMAGAAFSLTEKKLKKALELVLAALAT, from the coding sequence ATGAGAAACAGGGATGAGAACAAAGAACTGATGATCCGGGAAAAAGCGATCGCGATGATCGTCAGTGAGGGATTTGATGGACTCAGTATGCAAAAACTGGCCAAAGAAGTGAATATCTCTGCTTCTACGATTTATATATATTTTAAGAACAGGGAAGACCTGCTGAATCAACTGTACATGGGTGTACAGCATACCTTTGAAAAGGATGCCCTCACCGGGTTTTCACCGGAGATGTCATTTGCAGACGGACTCTGGCTGCAATGGAAAAACCGGCTCAAAAATATCAATCAGCATCCGGTTGCGTATCAGTTTTACGAGCAGTTCAGAAATTCTCCTTTGATCAATCATGAAGATATAAAGCCCGCCACCTTCAGGAAGGCAATGAATGACTTCGTCAGTAATGCCGTTAAAAGAGGAGAAATAAAAGACTTGTCTCCGGAGCTTTTCTGGGCAATCGCTTACGGTCCGTTCTACACACTCGTCAGATTCCATCTTTCCAATGCAAATATGGCCGGTGCTGCTTTTTCATTAACAGAAAAGAAATTAAAGAAAGCACTCGAACTCGTATTGGCAGCACTGGCAACATAA
- a CDS encoding helix-turn-helix domain-containing protein has translation MFSELLFGKQLNEVSYDDVLDYFNAPKVESNIIEFKSYYVKDDKAKEPEKEKRERENGVLKTICGFLNSDGGIIVWGSPEGVEAMTDGVKEKHFYGNLTPVPINIPKDQFMARVVNSIIPAPAGVLYHQMQCPEGGFIYILEASRSSFPPHQFQNIYWMRLDGHTRAAPHHYIEALMKQIKMPDLGAFIKTQEFTTPARNHAILSFVLTIHNFSRYLTAHNVSYSLGCTYGLFFYEKESVDVSAGMKGKVDTEVLAAKVLHYNMPYTRRFYIAIPPSRSSRDLKIILFIYADNSPLKQSRYDFSINTPSSSPTPFVQLVKSEENVFSFEHSDKLEKTEFQRANELLDSELKNAADAVESTPMFNKL, from the coding sequence ATGTTTTCAGAACTGCTTTTTGGCAAACAACTAAACGAAGTTTCTTATGATGATGTGTTGGATTACTTTAACGCTCCCAAGGTTGAAAGTAACATCATAGAGTTTAAATCTTATTACGTAAAGGATGATAAAGCCAAGGAACCGGAGAAAGAGAAGAGAGAACGGGAGAATGGAGTATTAAAGACAATCTGCGGATTCCTCAATAGTGATGGAGGGATCATTGTTTGGGGTAGTCCTGAAGGTGTAGAAGCTATGACTGACGGGGTAAAGGAGAAGCACTTCTATGGCAATTTAACGCCTGTGCCTATCAATATCCCCAAGGACCAATTTATGGCCAGGGTTGTCAACTCTATTATTCCAGCACCCGCTGGAGTCCTGTATCATCAGATGCAATGTCCTGAAGGAGGTTTTATTTATATATTAGAGGCCAGCCGAAGTTCATTTCCTCCACACCAGTTTCAGAACATTTATTGGATGAGATTAGACGGGCATACCAGAGCAGCTCCTCACCATTACATTGAAGCGTTGATGAAGCAAATAAAAATGCCTGATTTAGGAGCATTTATTAAAACGCAAGAATTTACGACACCTGCTCGAAATCACGCAATATTGTCATTTGTACTTACTATTCATAACTTTTCAAGATACTTAACCGCCCATAATGTTTCATACTCATTAGGTTGTACTTATGGGTTATTCTTCTATGAAAAAGAAAGCGTTGATGTCAGCGCAGGAATGAAAGGAAAGGTAGATACCGAAGTGTTAGCTGCAAAAGTTCTACACTATAATATGCCTTACACAAGAAGGTTTTATATCGCCATTCCGCCATCCAGAAGTAGTAGAGATTTAAAAATAATATTATTCATTTATGCAGACAACAGTCCTTTGAAGCAAAGCAGATATGATTTTTCTATCAATACTCCTTCATCTTCTCCAACTCCATTTGTTCAATTGGTTAAATCTGAAGAAAATGTATTTTCTTTCGAACATTCTGACAAATTAGAGAAGACTGAATTTCAAAGAGCTAATGAGTTGTTGGATTCGGAATTGAAAAATGCAGCAGATGCGGTAGAGAGCACCCCTATGTTTAATAAATTATAA
- a CDS encoding DUF4274 domain-containing protein, whose translation MKKQISEEAFDEILDELVISYAKQADARELHQMAMEWNWDDDKPFLHWLIENPATDRGTILMIYWKYGPRYWKQFKDREHVLAEDEYVESFDIIENIEQKYTSGFYKTGRFAFDPNEKDYDGMVWSEEYSDKPAVSEIPAVMLQKVDGETVEPPEDFEEGLPPALIEQMEDAYEQYDIDED comes from the coding sequence ATGAAAAAACAAATCAGCGAAGAAGCCTTTGACGAGATCCTGGATGAACTTGTCATATCGTACGCGAAACAGGCCGACGCCAGAGAACTACACCAGATGGCGATGGAATGGAACTGGGATGACGATAAGCCCTTCCTCCACTGGCTGATAGAGAATCCTGCTACGGATCGTGGCACCATCCTCATGATTTACTGGAAGTATGGTCCACGTTACTGGAAGCAGTTCAAAGACAGGGAACATGTACTCGCAGAAGATGAATATGTTGAAAGCTTTGATATCATTGAGAACATTGAGCAGAAGTACACCAGTGGCTTCTACAAAACGGGACGTTTTGCCTTTGATCCGAATGAGAAAGATTATGACGGAATGGTGTGGTCAGAAGAATACAGCGACAAACCTGCTGTAAGCGAAATACCGGCCGTTATGTTGCAGAAAGTGGATGGAGAAACCGTGGAGCCACCGGAAGATTTTGAAGAAGGACTCCCTCCTGCCCTGATCGAGCAAATGGAGGATGCTTATGAGCAATATGACATCGACGAAGATTAA
- a CDS encoding SRPBCC family protein, with protein MKDQTIIEAQMLIRKPASEVFDAFIDPEKTRHFWFTKASGKLEKGKTITWEWEMYKVSTQVIVKEIVPDEQITIAWNSPATTVEFIFNAVSADQTYVIIKNYGFGQQGADLVKEVMNNTGGFTTVLDGLKAYMEHGINLNLIADKFPAGK; from the coding sequence ATGAAAGATCAGACTATTATAGAAGCACAGATGTTGATCAGGAAACCTGCCAGTGAGGTATTTGATGCCTTTATTGATCCGGAGAAGACCCGGCATTTCTGGTTTACCAAAGCCAGCGGTAAACTGGAAAAAGGGAAAACGATCACCTGGGAATGGGAAATGTACAAAGTATCTACACAGGTGATCGTAAAGGAGATTGTTCCTGATGAACAGATCACGATAGCATGGAATTCCCCCGCTACCACGGTTGAATTTATATTCAACGCCGTATCAGCAGATCAGACTTATGTGATTATCAAAAATTATGGTTTCGGACAACAGGGAGCAGACCTTGTCAAGGAAGTCATGAACAATACAGGCGGATTTACAACCGTGCTGGATGGTTTGAAAGCCTATATGGAACATGGTATTAACCTGAACCTGATTGCAGATAAATTCCCCGCAGGGAAATAG
- a CDS encoding DNA/RNA non-specific endonuclease — protein MAVPQKLRTAIARMEAADGALADEISKIRSNPSYKEEAREIAPRITTEVPEGLQEGFNTDFALETIVLRVGRPVLRINDNLPSLEFEDVESQIWKSKLEQARNTLLQTIPSVGRIEVKHHPSFEWLGTGWMVAPDIVVTNRHVAQEFGRRNGDGFVFRQLLDKPVSSSIDFLREQDLSPDRSFQVLKILHIEDDRGPDIAFLKVASSGGATLPQALPLFTGTAVSNTDIAVIGYPARDSRIPDVALMEDIFGKIYNFKRLAPGKITAVTPERIFHDCTTLGGCSGGIVFDLSNGQALGLHFAGRFLESNYAVPAAIVAERLATIQRSGPVSAAIVSEDKPPALQQLQASPSTQTNNVNVQTQTFSFNVPIEVTVTVGQPVIAGATAAAQNIQATQPANVESEDEYYTEGVAEDYDDRTGYNPAFLGNEFMVPLPEIADPAKAADVLRYDRNGEQDHVLRYEHFSVVMSKKRRLCYFSAVNINGAKSRKATRVGWRTDPRIAKDAQILKECYGNPPKFSRGHMTRREDPVWGSETAALRGNADSMCVTNTIPQMQSFNAPVWLGLEDYALDHAREDGMKITVFTGPVFRKNDPVIYGIKIPVISWKIIVFINDETGKLSATAYKMSQKDHLPEEEFVFGEYEAAQTSIANIEKLTGLSFGDLSAHDPLNEQNELQAFALEHVKQIRF, from the coding sequence ATGGCAGTCCCCCAAAAACTACGTACTGCAATCGCCCGGATGGAAGCTGCAGATGGCGCATTAGCAGATGAAATCAGCAAGATTAGAAGTAATCCCTCTTACAAGGAAGAAGCACGTGAGATCGCACCACGTATTACGACCGAAGTACCTGAAGGTTTACAGGAAGGGTTTAACACCGACTTTGCGCTGGAGACCATCGTGCTGCGCGTAGGCCGGCCGGTATTACGCATCAATGACAACCTTCCCAGTCTGGAATTCGAAGATGTAGAAAGCCAGATCTGGAAGAGTAAACTGGAGCAGGCGCGTAATACCCTGCTGCAGACGATACCTTCTGTAGGCCGTATAGAGGTTAAACACCACCCCTCTTTCGAATGGCTTGGTACGGGTTGGATGGTAGCGCCAGATATTGTCGTAACGAACAGACACGTTGCACAGGAATTTGGCAGAAGAAACGGTGACGGTTTCGTGTTCCGGCAGTTGCTCGATAAACCGGTCAGTTCTTCTATCGATTTTTTACGGGAACAGGACCTGTCACCCGATCGTTCTTTTCAGGTATTGAAGATCCTGCATATAGAAGACGATCGCGGACCAGACATTGCTTTCCTGAAAGTAGCATCGTCAGGCGGCGCCACACTCCCACAGGCATTACCGCTTTTCACCGGTACTGCTGTCAGTAACACGGATATAGCAGTAATAGGCTATCCGGCAAGGGACAGTCGCATCCCTGATGTGGCATTGATGGAAGATATCTTTGGTAAGATCTATAACTTTAAAAGACTGGCGCCAGGTAAGATAACAGCGGTTACACCTGAGCGGATCTTTCATGATTGTACTACCCTTGGTGGTTGTTCCGGAGGCATCGTATTTGATCTTTCCAACGGACAAGCGCTGGGATTACATTTCGCAGGTCGCTTCCTGGAATCCAATTATGCCGTACCTGCTGCTATTGTAGCAGAGCGGTTAGCAACAATACAACGATCTGGCCCTGTTTCTGCGGCTATCGTATCCGAGGATAAGCCACCGGCATTACAACAATTACAGGCATCTCCATCCACTCAAACAAACAATGTAAACGTGCAGACACAGACATTCTCTTTTAACGTTCCCATAGAAGTGACGGTTACTGTCGGTCAGCCTGTCATTGCAGGAGCAACAGCTGCAGCGCAAAACATACAGGCTACACAACCGGCAAACGTCGAAAGTGAAGACGAATACTATACGGAAGGTGTTGCAGAAGATTATGATGACCGTACAGGCTACAATCCTGCATTTCTGGGTAATGAGTTCATGGTACCACTGCCAGAGATTGCAGATCCTGCGAAAGCCGCAGATGTACTCCGGTATGACAGAAATGGTGAGCAGGACCATGTACTGCGTTATGAGCATTTCTCTGTTGTAATGAGTAAAAAAAGACGTCTTTGTTATTTCAGCGCTGTCAATATCAATGGCGCTAAATCAAGAAAAGCGACCAGAGTAGGCTGGCGTACCGATCCGCGTATAGCAAAAGATGCCCAGATCTTAAAAGAGTGTTATGGTAATCCGCCTAAATTCAGCCGTGGACATATGACCCGCCGGGAAGACCCGGTATGGGGCAGTGAAACAGCTGCATTACGTGGAAATGCGGATTCTATGTGTGTGACTAACACCATTCCGCAGATGCAGTCTTTTAATGCGCCGGTATGGCTCGGACTGGAAGATTATGCATTGGACCATGCACGTGAAGACGGCATGAAGATAACAGTATTTACAGGGCCTGTTTTCAGAAAGAATGATCCGGTGATCTATGGCATCAAGATACCGGTGATCAGCTGGAAAATTATAGTCTTTATAAATGATGAAACAGGAAAATTGTCGGCTACTGCTTATAAGATGTCGCAAAAGGATCATTTGCCGGAAGAAGAATTTGTCTTTGGCGAATATGAAGCTGCGCAGACTTCTATCGCGAACATTGAAAAGCTGACAGGATTATCTTTCGGAGACTTATCCGCACATGATCCATTAAATGAGCAAAACGAGTTACAAGCTTTCGCACTGGAGCATGTCAAACAAATCCGGTTTTAA
- a CDS encoding VOC family protein, which yields MTINHLNLVVVKLPEAVSFFETYLDFHCETRKGDVIAVLTNKANFTLVLMTDKNDDTRYPGAFHLGFILDDTAAVDVLYERLRSGNIAVDRPPAKIRNSYGFYFYFDNLFIEIGHYYAHTTTNE from the coding sequence ATGACTATTAATCACTTAAACCTGGTCGTTGTAAAACTACCGGAAGCAGTTTCTTTTTTCGAAACATACCTGGATTTTCATTGTGAAACGCGTAAAGGCGATGTCATTGCTGTACTGACAAACAAGGCAAATTTTACCCTTGTACTGATGACAGATAAAAATGACGATACCAGATATCCTGGGGCTTTTCACCTCGGTTTTATATTAGATGATACAGCCGCGGTAGATGTACTTTATGAAAGGTTGCGCTCGGGTAATATTGCTGTGGACAGACCGCCTGCAAAGATCAGGAACAGCTACGGGTTCTACTTTTATTTTGATAACCTGTTCATAGAAATAGGGCATTATTATGCGCATACAACGACCAATGAATAA
- a CDS encoding DUF3606 domain-containing protein — protein MSDDKNIRDQRDRNRVSAEEGYELAYLEEKFNLTREQVKNAVKAVGSDRQKVEAYLAKQYNK, from the coding sequence ATGTCAGACGATAAAAACATACGCGATCAGCGTGATAGAAACCGCGTTTCAGCGGAGGAAGGTTATGAGCTTGCTTATCTTGAGGAAAAGTTCAATCTTACAAGAGAGCAGGTAAAAAACGCAGTAAAGGCCGTAGGCAGCGACCGCCAAAAGGTGGAAGCTTACCTGGCAAAACAGTATAACAAGTAA
- the ligD gene encoding DNA ligase D: MVRKVNNKMPDYIEPMLCTPLKTLPPGDEYIYEIKWDGYRAISSVRKKKARIHSRKGLNYSARYPLVAEALAAIGHDCIIDGEIVVPGKDGKPSFNAVQRYNGKRSAIYYYLFDLLWLDGQDLTGLPLTQRQELLRMLIKEGPVLKLSTVYTDGGALFNRMQEQGMEGVVGKKADSAYASGKRGDAWIKVKLSKRQEFVIVGYTEADSPSRFRSLMFGEYLPTGELVYVHHSGGGWSAEEGKALFARLKQLEITKKPFINTAKTETRQHFVKPQLVAEFDLSGFYTPSGTIRHPAPFKGLREDKDAKEVIREEEGDPIISPVEAPGASRATYLNTDSNWKAVDKEQEGAEWMDFTMRKCTIRVHDLERELWTDVPKGKLLVYYNRLSHLILPYIKDRPQSLHLKLTHAGAPRFFIKDMEGRQPECATVFTDTRRTKKAGKRDQIDYLVANNAETLLFMVDTGCIDINPWASRIQQPEYPDYLWLDLDPTSPEKLKGDALIKAENRGFADAIEVARAVKEVLDKHRLKSFVKTSGKTGIHIYIPCEGFGFRQARLLASVLASEVHDLVPEISTVNTNINQRGSRVYIDAGQNDYADTLAAPYCIRPYHQPLVSTPLSWREVNASLDRWAFTVDTIERRLDRKGDLWGDLGDGKVKAANGKVLRRMF; encoded by the coding sequence ATGGTGCGGAAGGTTAACAACAAAATGCCCGATTATATAGAACCCATGCTTTGTACGCCCCTGAAAACGCTTCCACCAGGGGATGAATATATTTACGAAATAAAATGGGACGGCTACCGGGCTATATCCTCCGTACGCAAGAAAAAAGCCCGCATCCACTCCCGGAAAGGACTCAACTACAGCGCCCGCTACCCGCTGGTAGCCGAAGCCCTGGCCGCTATTGGCCATGACTGCATAATAGACGGTGAAATAGTAGTGCCTGGTAAAGACGGCAAACCCAGCTTCAATGCCGTGCAACGCTACAACGGCAAGCGATCGGCCATTTACTATTACCTTTTTGACCTGCTATGGCTGGATGGGCAAGACCTTACGGGCCTGCCGCTTACCCAGCGCCAGGAGCTGCTGCGGATGCTGATAAAAGAAGGCCCGGTTTTAAAGCTAAGCACGGTTTACACTGATGGCGGGGCGCTGTTTAATCGAATGCAGGAGCAGGGTATGGAAGGCGTAGTAGGCAAGAAAGCCGACAGCGCCTACGCCTCCGGCAAAAGAGGTGACGCCTGGATAAAAGTGAAGCTCAGTAAGCGGCAGGAGTTTGTTATTGTAGGCTATACCGAAGCCGACTCACCCAGCCGGTTCCGTTCCCTCATGTTCGGCGAATACCTTCCTACTGGGGAGTTGGTATACGTACACCACTCCGGAGGGGGCTGGTCAGCCGAAGAAGGCAAGGCCCTCTTCGCGCGGTTAAAGCAACTCGAAATAACAAAGAAACCTTTCATTAACACTGCCAAAACCGAAACGCGTCAACACTTTGTAAAACCGCAACTGGTAGCTGAATTTGACCTATCCGGCTTTTACACCCCGTCTGGTACCATTCGCCATCCGGCACCCTTCAAAGGACTGCGGGAAGACAAAGACGCGAAAGAAGTTATACGTGAAGAAGAAGGCGATCCCATAATTTCGCCTGTGGAGGCGCCTGGTGCTTCGAGAGCCACCTATTTGAACACAGACAGCAACTGGAAAGCCGTAGACAAAGAACAGGAAGGCGCGGAATGGATGGACTTTACCATGCGCAAATGCACCATTCGTGTTCACGACCTCGAACGTGAACTGTGGACCGATGTACCAAAGGGCAAGCTGCTGGTATATTACAACCGCCTATCGCACCTGATACTGCCCTACATCAAAGACCGGCCCCAATCGCTCCACCTGAAGCTGACCCATGCCGGAGCACCACGCTTCTTTATTAAAGACATGGAGGGCCGTCAGCCGGAATGTGCTACCGTATTCACCGATACACGCCGTACAAAGAAAGCCGGAAAGCGCGACCAGATCGACTACCTGGTAGCCAACAACGCCGAGACGCTGCTGTTTATGGTGGATACCGGCTGTATAGATATCAACCCCTGGGCTTCCCGGATACAACAGCCGGAGTATCCGGATTACTTGTGGCTTGATCTTGATCCTACGAGTCCGGAAAAGCTGAAAGGTGATGCGCTGATAAAAGCAGAGAACCGTGGTTTTGCTGATGCGATAGAGGTGGCCCGCGCTGTAAAGGAAGTGCTGGATAAGCACCGGCTGAAGAGTTTTGTGAAAACTTCGGGTAAAACGGGGATACATATTTATATACCCTGCGAGGGGTTTGGTTTTCGTCAGGCCCGGTTACTAGCAAGCGTGCTGGCATCGGAGGTGCATGACCTGGTGCCGGAGATCAGTACGGTGAATACAAATATCAACCAGCGGGGTTCCCGCGTGTACATCGATGCGGGGCAGAATGATTACGCGGATACGCTGGCCGCGCCTTATTGCATACGGCCATATCATCAGCCGCTGGTAAGCACGCCGCTCTCGTGGCGGGAAGTGAATGCTTCGCTGGACCGATGGGCGTTTACGGTGGATACGATTGAACGTCGACTGGATAGGAAAGGGGATCTGTGGGGGGATTTGGGGGATGGGAAGGTGAAGGCGGCGAATGGGAAGGTGTTGAGGAGGATGTTTTAA
- a CDS encoding BamA/TamA family outer membrane protein, with protein MRPTIANIILLLCLTTTAMAQSEKNGWVNRQLNRFFRDTTSAAERSFRVYPTLGYAPETGVELGASSLWLFRAKGDSTNRLSEVQAFSFFTFKGQYGLWIDNAVYGDKDKWFFLGRTRIQRFPLLYYGIGHSTDGDHPAVVDANYILLRQRVLRKISPNLFFGPEIDYQHLFSADFNQPEEGPHHALPAGSGGTTNLGFGAALVYDDRHNVLNVRKGWFGEISYLGYHPSVASDFQFGSVNLDVRAFHPIKKNNVLAWQLLGNFISGEVPFNQLALMGGDMMMRGYYQGRYRDKNMLAAQVEYRMLPFAFSQRWGATIFAGTAAVAPAIKAFQLDKTQFAGGAGLRYLLFPKKDIFLRLDVGMTREGPGFYFFTGEAF; from the coding sequence ATGCGACCTACTATTGCGAACATTATCCTATTGTTGTGCCTTACGACAACAGCCATGGCTCAATCCGAAAAGAATGGCTGGGTAAACCGACAGCTGAACAGATTTTTCAGAGACACTACTTCCGCCGCAGAAAGAAGTTTCCGTGTATATCCGACACTGGGATATGCGCCGGAAACAGGCGTGGAGTTAGGAGCTTCCTCATTGTGGCTTTTCCGCGCCAAAGGAGACAGTACGAACCGGTTGAGTGAAGTACAGGCATTTTCTTTCTTTACTTTCAAAGGACAGTATGGTCTCTGGATAGACAATGCTGTTTATGGGGATAAAGACAAATGGTTCTTCCTGGGCAGGACCAGGATCCAGCGCTTTCCTTTGTTATATTACGGTATCGGACATAGCACGGATGGTGATCATCCGGCAGTGGTAGATGCGAATTATATTCTCCTTAGACAAAGGGTATTACGGAAGATCAGTCCTAACCTGTTCTTTGGACCAGAGATCGATTACCAGCATCTCTTCAGCGCCGATTTCAATCAGCCGGAGGAAGGACCACATCATGCATTACCTGCTGGTAGTGGCGGTACCACGAATCTGGGATTTGGCGCTGCATTGGTGTACGATGACCGCCACAATGTACTGAATGTACGGAAAGGCTGGTTTGGAGAAATCTCATATCTGGGTTATCATCCCTCAGTGGCAAGCGATTTTCAGTTTGGCAGCGTGAATCTGGACGTCCGCGCTTTCCATCCCATTAAAAAGAATAATGTACTTGCCTGGCAACTACTCGGTAATTTTATCAGTGGAGAGGTTCCCTTTAACCAGCTGGCTTTGATGGGGGGAGATATGATGATGCGTGGCTACTATCAGGGGCGTTACCGAGATAAGAATATGCTGGCCGCACAGGTAGAATACCGGATGTTGCCTTTTGCATTCAGCCAGCGCTGGGGCGCTACTATCTTTGCGGGCACTGCCGCAGTTGCACCTGCAATAAAGGCTTTTCAGCTGGATAAAACACAGTTTGCCGGTGGCGCAGGATTACGTTATCTCCTGTTCCCCAAAAAAGACATCTTCCTGCGCCTGGATGTAGGGATGACAAGAGAAGGGCCCGGCTTTTATTTCTTCACCGGCGAAGCCTTCTGA
- a CDS encoding site-specific integrase, with protein sequence MKDDQSFGVHFMIRRDKAQDNVAPIYAKISVDGDSALLSTKYWVPIAAWENKKGLAKSGIPELTQLNTDLELERSAITNCYKTLREAGELLSPHLVKATYLKGSKQANGSVAPRLTLRTLMQKYEEVEGKRLKKGTWKNYTSTFAYLDGFLKKEIPGGDIRVDKLTKEFLTSFKTYIPKNPIKEGFVCQGNGLAKHIERTMRMVNWAVDEELLDRPPVGSYKVKKKKPKKIFLDEEELARMEAQVFLDEEVAYVHDLAIFACYTGLAYCDVMNVIDQDISILFGATWLSNERIKSEGYFKVPLLKKPLSILNKYRYARDRGKRKEIFPYISNQQVNRAIKVILQISRIHKKITFHKMRHTFGTTVTLANNMPIESLMKMMGHSKISSTLEYAQVVDSKLMKDMQGLSERLEKPVHIRRPVFDGSIRNLMYQACSCVN encoded by the coding sequence ATGAAAGATGATCAATCCTTCGGTGTTCATTTTATGATCCGCAGGGATAAGGCACAGGATAATGTAGCTCCTATCTATGCAAAAATTTCGGTTGACGGTGATTCTGCCTTGCTCTCCACAAAGTATTGGGTACCCATTGCCGCCTGGGAAAACAAAAAGGGCCTGGCAAAATCAGGCATCCCAGAACTAACGCAGTTGAATACCGATCTTGAATTGGAACGTTCGGCCATTACCAACTGTTATAAAACGCTTCGTGAAGCAGGCGAATTATTATCACCTCACCTGGTAAAGGCTACCTATCTTAAAGGTTCTAAACAAGCAAATGGATCGGTGGCTCCCCGTCTTACACTCCGCACATTAATGCAGAAGTATGAAGAAGTGGAGGGCAAGCGACTTAAGAAGGGAACCTGGAAGAATTATACTTCTACATTCGCATATCTGGATGGGTTTCTTAAAAAGGAGATTCCAGGTGGAGATATACGAGTAGATAAACTAACAAAGGAGTTTCTTACCTCCTTTAAAACGTACATTCCAAAGAATCCCATAAAAGAAGGCTTCGTGTGTCAGGGAAACGGGTTGGCTAAACATATTGAAAGAACGATGCGCATGGTCAATTGGGCGGTGGACGAAGAATTACTGGACCGTCCTCCTGTAGGCTCGTATAAGGTAAAGAAGAAAAAACCTAAAAAGATCTTTCTGGATGAAGAGGAACTGGCAAGAATGGAAGCGCAAGTCTTCCTGGATGAAGAAGTTGCTTATGTACATGACCTGGCTATCTTCGCTTGTTACACAGGTCTGGCCTATTGCGATGTTATGAATGTTATCGATCAGGATATAAGCATATTGTTTGGCGCTACCTGGTTAAGTAATGAGCGTATAAAGTCTGAGGGATACTTCAAGGTGCCTCTGTTGAAGAAACCATTGAGCATTTTGAATAAGTACCGTTATGCACGTGATCGCGGCAAACGGAAAGAAATTTTCCCATATATCTCCAATCAACAGGTTAATAGGGCAATCAAAGTCATTTTACAAATTTCCCGCATTCATAAGAAAATCACTTTTCATAAGATGCGCCATACGTTTGGAACCACGGTCACATTAGCGAATAATATGCCTATTGAATCGCTAATGAAAATGATGGGCCATTCTAAAATCAGTTCAACGCTGGAATATGCCCAGGTTGTCGATAGTAAGCTTATGAAGGATATGCAGGGGTTATCAGAACGGCTGGAAAAGCCGGTACATATTCGTAGACCGGTATTCGATGGAAGCATCAGAAACCTGATGTACCAGGCTTGTAGCTGCGTAAATTAG